One genomic region from Oryzias melastigma strain HK-1 linkage group LG19, ASM292280v2, whole genome shotgun sequence encodes:
- the LOC112153936 gene encoding endoplasmic reticulum protein SC65, with protein MEESRGGHWRCRLGGECCKRGQSPVAQYEDYSFRRFPPEELMPLSAAYGRAMDACAAKNWTESIHYLELSLRLFRLLKDSARHCVRLCSRSIEERPTFSADWVVVEKSSCQRRCRAHLPALHLPSPSRELLQDFSRRSPYRYLHLAHSEMKNLQRAVPCAYTFLQRNPEDQEMLQLMGEYKKEYDLNGFLIDYEERPFEAPFVRGVKLVASGDFSGAVDHLEDALKIYLQEFHLCQSDCEGICPLSAATDFYTLTADVYVETLRCKLRCEDDLKPSVGGYFIESFVATLYHYLQYAYYKLNDGRRAVPCAYSYFLFKPEDEVMKQNLLYYEAYSQEWGLQPQHFTARTEAFKLYNQTVAQTQMLRSAEKYMELDYEDLFGPEEAAPLTSESPDAEFEGMGDYEESIVSSWRQPKGKGDVGETDS; from the exons ATggaggagagcagaggaggaCATTGGAGGTGCAGGCTGGGAGGGGAATGCTGTAAACGTGGACAATCTCCAG TGGCGCAGTATGAAGACTACAGCTTCAGACGTTTCCCTCCAGAGGAGCTCATGCCTCTCTCCGCTGCTTACGGGAGGGCAATGGACGCCTGCGCCGCAAAGAACTGGACAGAATCCATCCACTACTTGGAGTTGAGTTTACGTTTGTTCAGACTTCTGAAAGACAGCGCCAGACACTGCGTGCGGCTCTGCAGCAGAAGCATCGAGGAGCGGCCGACCTTCAGCGCCGACTGGGTCGTGGTGGAGAAGTCCTCCTGTCAGAGGAGGTGCAGAGCACACCTTCCTGCTCTACACCTCCCTTCTCCCAGCAGAGAACTCCTGCAGGACTTCAGCAGAAGATCTCCCTACAGATATCTGCACCTCGCTCATTCAGAA ATGAAGAACCTGCAGAGGGCCGTCCCGTGTGCCTACACCTTCCTCCAGAGGAACCCCGAGGACCAGGAGATGCTGCAGCTGATGGGAGAATACAAGAAGGAGTACGACCTGAACGGCTTCCTCATCGACTACGAAGAGCGACCGTTTGAG GCCCCCTTCGTCAGAGGAGTGAAGCTGGTCGCTTCAGGTGACTTCAGCGGCGCCGTCGATCACCTGGAGGACGCTCTGAAGATCTACCTGCAGGAGTTCCACCTCTGCCAGTCTGACTGTGAGGGCATCTGTCCGCTTTCCGCCGCGACCGACTTCTACACCCTCACAGCAG ACGTGTACGTGGAGACGCTGAGGTGTAAGCTGAGGTGTGAGGACGACCTGAAGCCCAGCGTGGGCGGATACTTCATCGAGAGCTTTGTGGCCACTCTTTACCATTACCTCCAATACGCCTACTACAAGT TGAACGACGGCCGCAGAGCTGTGCCTTGCGCGTACAGCTACTTCCTGTTCAAGCCCGAAGACGAGGTGATGAAGCAGAACCTGCTGTACTATGAAGCCTACAGCCAGGAGTGGGGGCTTCAGCCGCAGCACTTCACGGCGAGGACG GAGGCTTTCAAACTCTACAACCAGACGGTCGCTCAAACGCAGATGCTGAGGTCAGCAGAAAAGTACATGGAGCTGGACTATGAG GATTTGTTCGGGCCGGAGGAAGCTGCTCCTCTGACTTCCGAATCTCCGGATGCCGAGTTTGAAGGGATGGGAGACTATGAGGAGTCCATCGTCTCCAGCTGGAGGCAACCAAAGGGAAAAGGAGACGTGGGAGAGACGGACAGCTGA
- the LOC112153940 gene encoding 7-methylguanosine phosphate-specific 5'-nucleotidase — protein sequence MIYQIPWIYTPVRSVLAVWHQLTKTEMPELSKGSVMMRDRRRVEETIRAMRRAGAGRLQVISDFDMTLSRFAHNGRRVPTTHNILDNRLLIDEECTIKMKELLNTYYPIEIDASRSAKEKLPHMVEWWTKVHELLIEQRIRKDMLARAVKESRTMLRDGYKAFFDGLYESRVPLLIFSAGVGDVLEEVIRQNHVFHANVHVISNYMDFDHTGVLRAFKGQLIHTFNKREGAVTQAAALSQLQGRPNVLLLGDSLGDLTMADGVSDPRHVLTVGFLNDQVEERKESYVNAFDVVLVRDETMDVPNAILRNVISSGDRK from the exons ATTTACCAGATTCCCTGGATTTACACGCCGGTGCGGTCCGTCCTCGCAGTCTGGCACCAGCTGACCAAAACTGAG ATGCCGGAGCTTTCTAAAGGCTCTGTGATGATGAGGGACCGCCGCAGAGTGGAGGAAACCATCCGGGCCATGAGGCGAGCCGGCGCAGGCCGCCTGCAG GTCATCTCAGACTTTGACATGACGCTGAGCAGATTTGCTCACAACGGAAGGAGAGTTCCCACCACACACA ACATTCTGGACAACCGGTTGTTGATAGACGAAGAGTGTACTATAAAG ATGAAGGAGCTGTTGAACACGTATTATCCAATAGAAATTGATGCGAGCCGAAGTGCAAAAGAGAAGCTGCCTCATATGGTGGAATG GTGGACTAAAGTCCATGAGCTGCTGATCGAGCAGAGGATCAGGAAGGACATGCTGGCCCGGGCGGTGAAGGAGTCCAGAACCATGCTCAG GGACGGCTACAAAGCGTTTTTCGACGGACTCTACGAGAGCCGCGTCCCTCTGCTGATCTTCTCGGCCGGCGTGGGCGACGTGCTGGAGGAGGTGATCCGCCAGAACCACGTCTTCCACGCCAACGTCCACGTCATCTCCAACTACATGGACTTCGACCACACC GGCGTCCTGAGAGCCTTCAAAGGTCAGCTGATCCACACCTTCAACAAACGAGAGGGCGCCGTGACCCAGGCGGCCGCCCTCTCTCAGCTGCAGGGCCGGCCCAACGTGCTGCTGCTGGGAGACTCTCTGGGAGACCTGACCATGGCCGACGGCGTGTCGGACCCTCGCCACGTCCTGACCGTCGGCTTCCTCAACGACCAG gtggaggagaggaaggagTCGTACGTGAACGCCTTCGACGTCGTGCTGGTGAGGGACGAAACCATGGACGTTCCCAACGCCATCCTCAGGAACGTCATCTCATCGGGagacaggaagtga